One genomic segment of Helianthus annuus cultivar XRQ/B chromosome 14, HanXRQr2.0-SUNRISE, whole genome shotgun sequence includes these proteins:
- the LOC110906801 gene encoding transcription initiation factor TFIID subunit 11-like — protein MPPQNPGDSWRFNYDTLWDLFDMEEETEEEMDFFDELDILREYESSGESMLAEIPRPDGSKKVDVTLNAIADEKARLKKDMEAKGKSRFEQEKKVYMEMEVQGISEPKDEESPKTKRKQSTRKVRQPKSIPSRLTKHTPQTPKSSSHQTSKPTDVKSLVVSTAVGTSVVSTDVTPTTTTTTTSTYTQSTVLPKTTTTTTTSNTTCHSAEDNS, from the exons ATGCCACCGCAGAATCCAGGAGACTCATGGCGATTTAATTACGATACTTTGTGGGATTTGTTTGACATGGAAGAAGAAACAGAGGAAGAAAtggatttctttgatgagttggatattctgagagagtatgagtcatcagGAGAAAG TATGCTTGCAGAAATCCCTAGaccagatggttccaaaaaggttgatgtaaccttaaatgccattgctGATGAAAAAGCAAGGCTGAAAAAGGATATGGAGGCAAAGGGTAAATCAAGGTTTGAGCAGGAGAAGAAAGTTTATATGGAGATGGAAGTGCAGGGTATTTCTGAGCCCAAGGATGAGGAAAGTCCTAAGACTAAAAGAAAACAGTCCACTAGAAAAGTGAGACAACCCAAATCCATACCTTCTAGACTCACAAAACACACTCCTCAAACTCCCAAAAGCTCCTCACATCAAacctccaaaccaacagatgttaaatCACTTGTTGTATCAAcagctgttggtacttcagtggtttcaacagatGTTACACCAACAACTACCACCACTACCACTTCAACATACACTCAATCCACTGTCTTACCAaaaaccaccactaccaccaccacttcAAACACCACCTGCCACAGTGCAGAAGACAACAGTTGA